The following coding sequences are from one Shewanella violacea DSS12 window:
- a CDS encoding cupin domain-containing protein, giving the protein MLKVLFAASMFASLTAGAATSKDLIKSSESWDGNKLPAYSLTQPEVTIKEIVILPGEELPWHQHPVINAGILLSGELMVYTRDGKQKNLKAGDTLIELVNTSHYGKNISSESAKIVVFYLGEQGDKATVIDKQQ; this is encoded by the coding sequence ATGTTGAAGGTCTTATTTGCCGCTTCGATGTTCGCCTCTTTAACCGCTGGTGCTGCCACCTCTAAGGATCTGATCAAATCTAGTGAGTCTTGGGATGGGAATAAACTGCCTGCATACTCATTAACTCAGCCAGAAGTGACGATTAAAGAGATAGTGATATTGCCTGGTGAGGAACTGCCTTGGCATCAGCATCCGGTGATTAATGCCGGCATACTCTTAAGCGGTGAATTGATGGTATACACCAGGGATGGCAAACAGAAAAATCTCAAGGCTGGGGATACGCTTATCGAGTTGGTTAATACCTCTCACTATGGAAAAAATATTAGCTCAGAGTCGGCCAAAATTGTGGTGTTCTATCTCGGGGAACAAGGCGATAAA